A genomic region of Mesobacillus jeotgali contains the following coding sequences:
- a CDS encoding heme exporter protein CcmB: MISILRDAWTIASKDLSNEVKTKQTIGMMVIFSSLVVLIFSFAFDPTNNMVKAVIPGLVWLITVFSGILGLNRSFLSEHENDALTGLRSAPIDPSSIYLGKVLANFILVTAVQLVSIPVLFLLFDYRFFGKVSWFILVVIIGTLGFIIVGTFLAALSANAKNSEMLLPVLLLPLLSPLLIAGVQATRIILENEMIADAASWIRLMAAYDLLFLAACFFLFEFIMEGS, encoded by the coding sequence ATGATTTCAATCCTTAGAGATGCGTGGACGATCGCCAGTAAAGACCTGAGCAATGAGGTCAAGACAAAGCAGACAATCGGCATGATGGTCATCTTCTCGAGTCTCGTCGTCCTGATCTTCAGCTTTGCATTCGATCCGACAAACAATATGGTAAAGGCCGTCATTCCAGGGCTCGTCTGGCTGATCACCGTTTTTTCCGGAATCCTGGGATTGAACCGTTCATTCCTTTCTGAGCACGAAAACGATGCCCTGACAGGATTGCGTTCGGCACCAATCGACCCTTCCAGCATCTATCTTGGAAAGGTTTTGGCGAACTTCATACTCGTAACGGCAGTGCAGCTGGTCAGCATTCCAGTGCTATTCCTGCTGTTCGACTACCGCTTCTTTGGGAAAGTAAGCTGGTTCATCCTTGTGGTCATCATCGGTACGCTCGGCTTCATCATCGTCGGGACCTTCCTGGCAGCGCTATCGGCAAACGCGAAGAACAGCGAGATGCTTTTGCCGGTGTTGCTGCTGCCGCTGCTAAGCCCGTTGCTGATCGCTGGGGTCCAGGCAACAAGGATCATTCTTGAAAATGAGATGATTGCAGATGCAGCTTCCTGGATCAGGCTGATGGCTGCTTACGATTTATTGTTCCTGGCTGCATGCTTTTTCTTATTCGAATTTATTATGGAGGGATCTTGA
- a CDS encoding GntP family permease yields the protein MLSMFGLIGGLALLIYLTMRGMNLLIVGPISALFVAVFSGMPLFPQLVEEGAANFVGNYMSGFSGFVTAWYMMFLLGAIFGKVMEDSGAADSVSEFIVDKLGMKFAVLAIVAACAVLTYGGVSLFVVAFSVYPMALSLFRQANLPRRFIPAALAFGSVTFTMTSAGSPEIQNWIPIQFLDTSPVAGWEVSAIVAVFMMIFGYWWLKRMITKAVARGEKFEARKSDPMMEKRDLPHPLMGLIPLIVVLVISFIFHDSLKQSALIIALLGGVVSAYLLNRKYFKNFWEALSEGTMGALIAIGNTAAVVGFGGVAKAVPAFQTAVDAMTNIPGSPLIGAAIAVSVIAGMTGSASGGQAIALPLLAPHYMDMGVNPEALHRVAAISSGALDSLPHNGYVVTTVRAICGESHQDAYNPVAAVTVIVPLIGVAIAIVLFSLGLGI from the coding sequence ATGCTGAGTATGTTTGGGTTGATTGGCGGTCTGGCCTTATTGATTTATTTAACCATGAGAGGCATGAATCTGCTTATTGTCGGGCCGATTTCTGCGTTGTTTGTTGCTGTGTTCAGTGGGATGCCACTGTTTCCACAGCTCGTTGAAGAAGGAGCTGCCAACTTTGTAGGCAATTATATGTCTGGTTTTTCTGGATTCGTTACTGCTTGGTACATGATGTTCCTTCTCGGAGCGATTTTTGGAAAGGTGATGGAGGATAGCGGCGCTGCTGACAGTGTGTCTGAATTCATCGTTGATAAGTTGGGGATGAAGTTTGCCGTGCTCGCGATTGTCGCTGCCTGTGCTGTACTGACTTATGGCGGTGTAAGCTTGTTTGTCGTAGCATTTTCGGTTTATCCAATGGCATTGAGCTTGTTCAGGCAGGCGAATTTGCCAAGGCGGTTTATTCCGGCTGCATTGGCTTTCGGCTCGGTTACCTTTACGATGACTTCTGCCGGTTCGCCGGAAATCCAGAACTGGATTCCCATTCAATTTCTGGATACATCGCCGGTTGCAGGCTGGGAGGTCAGTGCCATCGTTGCTGTGTTCATGATGATTTTTGGGTACTGGTGGCTGAAACGGATGATCACAAAAGCCGTTGCAAGAGGCGAGAAATTCGAAGCCAGGAAGAGCGATCCAATGATGGAAAAGCGAGACCTGCCTCATCCTCTTATGGGCCTGATTCCTTTGATCGTGGTATTGGTTATTTCATTCATTTTCCATGATTCATTAAAACAGTCAGCATTGATCATTGCTCTGCTTGGTGGAGTTGTATCTGCCTATCTATTAAACCGCAAGTATTTCAAAAATTTCTGGGAAGCCCTTTCTGAAGGAACGATGGGTGCGTTAATTGCGATTGGTAACACTGCTGCGGTCGTAGGATTCGGCGGTGTCGCAAAAGCAGTACCGGCTTTCCAGACTGCTGTTGATGCGATGACGAATATACCTGGAAGCCCGTTGATTGGTGCGGCGATTGCTGTCAGTGTCATTGCCGGCATGACTGGTTCGGCATCCGGGGGTCAGGCAATTGCGCTTCCATTGCTCGCTCCGCATTATATGGATATGGGCGTCAATCCGGAAGCGCTGCACAGGGTAGCGGCAATTTCCTCTGGTGCGCTTGATTCACTGCCGCATAATGGTTACGTAGTCACGACCGTACGGGCGATCTGTGGCGAGTCCCACCAGGATGCGTACAATCCAGTGGCTGCTGTGACTGTCATTGTTCCGTTAATTGGTGTGGCAATAGCGATTGTTCTATTCTCTCTAGGATTAGGAATTTAA
- a CDS encoding CueP family metal-binding protein, which yields MKFKILGIVFLAAGLLTACNGGEESAEPEKQQQNIKELVSDYSAGKNKDHKASITSQELTIADSEGDKQVYDISEEDFFVSIAPYENQTHPUTNHSLTGCQGELVEKEFDVYIEDEDGNVIVDEKMTSHQNGFIDLWLPRDQKFKTKIGHNGKTVESEISTFENDATCITTMQLM from the coding sequence TTGAAATTTAAAATCCTCGGAATTGTGTTTTTGGCTGCGGGTTTATTGACTGCCTGTAATGGCGGGGAAGAATCTGCTGAACCTGAAAAACAACAACAAAACATCAAGGAATTGGTGAGTGATTACAGCGCGGGCAAAAATAAGGATCACAAGGCTTCCATCACCTCACAAGAGCTGACAATTGCTGACAGTGAAGGGGACAAGCAAGTCTACGATATTTCGGAAGAAGACTTCTTCGTCTCAATCGCGCCATATGAAAATCAAACCCATCCTTGAACGAATCATAGCTTGACAGGTTGTCAAGGTGAACTGGTTGAAAAAGAGTTTGATGTATATATTGAGGATGAGGATGGAAACGTGATCGTTGATGAGAAAATGACATCCCATCAGAATGGATTCATCGATTTGTGGCTTCCAAGGGATCAAAAGTTCAAAACAAAGATTGGACACAATGGTAAAACTGTTGAATCAGAAATATCTACTTTTGAGAATGACGCGACTTGTATTACAACAATGCAGCTAATGTAG
- a CDS encoding cytochrome c3 family protein, with amino-acid sequence MLKKLLGIDKKMLLFIGVFAGIIVSVVTVKTLAYTDSPEFCSSCHIMTEVHDSFSDSNHAGLSCGDCHLPHDSMVNKYTYKAKAGMTHVYFNTLGEAKIPKVLHATEGSEEVINENCISCHENTLDNVSHDAKDSCSSCHQAIPHGKGFKTEDYYKPPKPGELLENKGGTMNNG; translated from the coding sequence ATGCTGAAAAAGCTACTGGGAATAGACAAAAAGATGCTGTTATTCATTGGCGTATTTGCTGGAATCATTGTTTCTGTCGTCACTGTCAAAACGCTTGCTTATACGGATTCACCTGAATTTTGCTCGAGCTGCCATATCATGACAGAGGTCCATGACTCGTTCTCTGATTCCAACCACGCCGGTCTGTCCTGCGGCGACTGCCATTTGCCGCATGATAGCATGGTTAATAAATACACCTATAAGGCAAAGGCCGGAATGACGCATGTGTATTTCAATACACTGGGCGAGGCAAAAATTCCGAAGGTACTGCACGCAACGGAAGGTTCTGAGGAAGTCATAAATGAGAACTGCATCAGTTGCCATGAGAATACGCTGGACAACGTTTCACATGATGCGAAAGACAGCTGTTCAAGCTGCCACCAGGCAATACCGCACGGCAAAGGCTTTAAAACAGAAGACTATTATAAACCGCCGAAACCAGGCGAGCTTTTAGAAAATAAAGGAGGTACGATGAACAATGGCTAG
- a CDS encoding ammonia-forming cytochrome c nitrite reductase subunit c552, with the protein MARNFRWAFLLLAAVMLIITGCSSSEEEATSASELKTGLSKDEISNEAFKDLFPLQYDSYKQNEKMEDTKYSGSVKRSKFDHDKEPYLPVLFNGYGFATEYNEDRGHIYANEDVRAIARITDKSIGSCLTCKSTAVPHLIEEMGDDYWGGNFNKDIWPKAEAMGHSPIGCSDCHDPQTMDLRVTRPSFIKAMESQGIDMSNPTKNDMRNYVCGQCHVEYYFAADNGEVTYPWANGFEPEDMYEYYETTAKEQGFEKDWIHNVSGTPMLKAQHPDFETHIEGPHGEAGVTCSDCHMPYDRVDGKKKISSHWWTSPLKTMDRSCATCHTNRDMDELKERVIGIQDKHMEALHKAEDISITSHYYVNKMITSGVSEEKIKQAQEHVRKGQWFWDFVAAESAAGFHNPQGAMDSLRVSIEESNEAINLAIEELTKKGVNLEEVKEEIEKVKKAVYDEKDNFKKKEKAVNSYFPAQQPAPKK; encoded by the coding sequence ATGGCTAGAAATTTCCGCTGGGCATTCTTGCTCCTTGCGGCTGTCATGCTCATCATAACAGGCTGCTCCAGCTCGGAAGAAGAAGCGACTTCCGCAAGCGAGCTGAAAACGGGGCTGAGCAAAGATGAAATCAGCAATGAGGCCTTCAAGGACCTTTTCCCGCTGCAATATGACAGCTACAAGCAAAATGAAAAAATGGAGGATACGAAGTACAGCGGTTCCGTCAAACGAAGCAAGTTCGACCATGACAAAGAACCGTATCTGCCAGTCCTTTTTAACGGCTATGGCTTTGCGACTGAGTACAATGAAGATCGCGGCCATATCTATGCAAATGAGGATGTCCGGGCAATCGCGCGTATCACTGACAAATCAATCGGATCATGCTTAACTTGTAAGTCGACTGCTGTTCCTCACCTGATTGAGGAAATGGGAGACGATTACTGGGGAGGCAATTTTAACAAAGATATCTGGCCAAAAGCAGAAGCGATGGGCCATTCACCAATCGGCTGCTCAGATTGCCATGATCCACAGACAATGGACTTGAGGGTTACCCGTCCTAGCTTCATTAAAGCAATGGAATCACAGGGAATCGACATGTCCAACCCAACGAAGAATGATATGAGGAACTATGTTTGCGGCCAGTGCCACGTAGAGTACTATTTTGCTGCAGATAACGGAGAAGTAACTTATCCTTGGGCAAACGGCTTCGAGCCTGAAGATATGTACGAGTATTATGAGACAACGGCAAAGGAACAAGGTTTCGAGAAGGACTGGATCCACAATGTTTCAGGTACGCCAATGCTAAAAGCACAGCACCCTGACTTTGAGACTCATATCGAAGGTCCGCACGGTGAAGCTGGCGTCACATGTTCAGACTGTCACATGCCATATGACAGAGTGGATGGAAAAAAGAAAATCAGCTCACACTGGTGGACATCTCCACTGAAGACCATGGATCGGTCATGTGCAACCTGCCATACCAACCGGGATATGGATGAACTGAAAGAGCGTGTAATCGGTATCCAGGATAAACATATGGAAGCACTTCATAAGGCCGAGGATATATCAATTACCTCACACTATTACGTAAATAAGATGATTACTTCTGGTGTAAGTGAGGAGAAAATCAAGCAGGCTCAGGAGCATGTTAGAAAAGGACAATGGTTCTGGGATTTCGTCGCGGCTGAGAGTGCAGCAGGATTCCATAATCCGCAGGGAGCAATGGATTCATTGAGGGTATCGATTGAAGAGTCAAATGAGGCAATCAATCTTGCAATCGAGGAATTGACCAAGAAAGGCGTAAATCTAGAAGAGGTCAAAGAAGAGATTGAAAAAGTGAAGAAGGCTGTTTACGACGAAAAAGATAACTTCAAGAAGAAAGAAAAAGCAGTGAACAGTTACTTCCCAGCACAACAGCCAGCTCCGAAAAAATAG
- the ccmA gene encoding heme ABC exporter ATP-binding protein CcmA, translating into MLELKKMTKMLGDKLVLRNITLSLEKGEILAVIGPNGAGKSTFFKCTVGLLQPTSGEILLDGKLVKKNTAEIKQRIGFLGHESFLYNNLSPLENLKFYGKLYKVKDLDRKANELLKEVGLYLFRDMPIRSFSRGMMQRLAIARVLLPNPDILMLDEPHTGLDQEAVTLLNNIIKNKRDSGTSILIISHDFEQVHVLADRVAVLKKGKIVSTRRLGEELSLAEMKTWYEAEVKSS; encoded by the coding sequence ATGCTGGAACTGAAGAAAATGACCAAAATGCTGGGAGACAAACTCGTTTTAAGGAATATCACCCTTTCATTGGAAAAAGGGGAGATCTTAGCGGTGATTGGCCCGAATGGAGCAGGGAAGAGCACCTTCTTTAAATGCACAGTCGGACTCCTGCAGCCAACGAGCGGGGAGATTCTCCTGGATGGAAAGCTTGTTAAGAAAAATACAGCTGAGATTAAGCAGCGGATTGGCTTTTTAGGTCATGAATCATTTTTGTACAATAATCTGTCCCCGCTCGAAAATCTCAAATTTTACGGAAAGCTTTATAAGGTAAAGGATCTTGACAGGAAAGCTAATGAACTTTTGAAGGAAGTGGGACTTTATCTTTTTCGCGATATGCCCATTCGCTCCTTTTCAAGGGGGATGATGCAAAGACTGGCCATCGCCAGGGTTTTGCTTCCTAATCCTGATATCCTGATGCTCGATGAGCCGCACACCGGCCTTGATCAGGAGGCTGTGACCTTACTGAATAACATCATTAAAAACAAACGGGACAGCGGGACGTCAATCCTGATCATCTCGCATGATTTTGAGCAGGTGCATGTACTTGCTGACAGGGTAGCCGTGCTGAAGAAAGGGAAAATCGTCTCAACAAGGCGCCTTGGAGAAGAATTAAGCCTGGCAGAGATGAAGACCTGGTACGAAGCTGAGGTGAAGAGCTCATGA
- a CDS encoding CcmD family protein, producing MTYLFMAYSVIWTLIAGYVVVLGRRQKQLKKELELLEEWNSDF from the coding sequence ATGACTTACTTATTCATGGCTTACTCAGTTATTTGGACGTTGATCGCTGGTTATGTAGTAGTGCTTGGCCGCCGCCAGAAGCAGCTGAAGAAAGAGCTCGAACTACTAGAAGAATGGAACTCAGATTTTTAA
- a CDS encoding 3-hydroxybutyrate dehydrogenase, whose product MVKEKVVMITGAAQGIGYEIGKSFAEKGAKVFLTDLQEETVEKAAVSMREQGYDAAGLKCDVTSEKDIEQAVAKCIEHFGRVDVLINNAGLQYVSMIEEFPTEKFELLIKVMLTAPFIALKHVLPVMKKQGSGRVINMASINGLVGFAGKAAYNSAKHGVIGLTKVAALETAEQGITVNAVCPGYVDTPLVRNQLSSLAETRNVPLEKVLEEVIFPLIPQKRLLAVEEIASYVMFLASDAAKGITGQAAVIDGGYTIQ is encoded by the coding sequence ATGGTAAAAGAAAAAGTCGTGATGATTACCGGTGCCGCCCAGGGAATCGGGTATGAGATTGGCAAAAGTTTTGCTGAGAAGGGCGCGAAGGTATTTTTGACAGATTTACAGGAAGAAACTGTGGAAAAAGCCGCTGTCAGTATGCGTGAGCAAGGGTATGATGCCGCTGGTTTAAAATGTGATGTTACGAGCGAAAAAGACATTGAGCAGGCAGTTGCAAAATGCATTGAGCACTTTGGCCGTGTCGATGTTCTCATCAACAATGCGGGCCTGCAATATGTCTCCATGATCGAAGAATTCCCGACTGAAAAATTCGAACTGTTGATAAAAGTAATGCTCACAGCCCCATTTATAGCCTTGAAGCATGTGCTGCCAGTCATGAAAAAGCAGGGTTCTGGGCGGGTGATAAACATGGCGTCCATCAATGGGCTCGTTGGTTTTGCAGGTAAAGCAGCCTACAACAGTGCCAAGCATGGAGTAATTGGGCTGACAAAGGTTGCAGCGTTAGAAACTGCTGAGCAAGGCATTACAGTAAACGCAGTCTGCCCGGGGTATGTCGATACACCATTGGTGAGGAACCAGCTTTCCAGTCTTGCTGAGACAAGGAACGTGCCGCTTGAAAAAGTGCTCGAGGAAGTCATCTTTCCGCTTATTCCGCAAAAACGCCTGCTGGCAGTCGAGGAAATCGCAAGTTATGTGATGTTCCTCGCCAGTGATGCCGCCAAAGGAATCACAGGCCAGGCGGCAGTGATTGATGGGGGATATACAATACAATAA
- a CDS encoding MDR family MFS transporter produces the protein MPRALWLLIIGMAVNVTGSSFLWPLNTIYIHEHLGKSLSVAGIILMLNSAASVIGNLFGGSLFDKIGGYKSIILGISITIMALLGLTLWPGWPQYIFFLTLVGFGSGIVFPAMYAMAGSVWKEGGRKAFNAIYVAQNLGVAVGAALGGLVASYSFQLIFMANAAMYLVFMMIAIFGYRSIDTRAAKQTNVLKENGAIKSHTKLYALLILAVGYLLCWVGYVQWQTTIAAYTQELNISLNQYSILWTINGALIVLGQPVVNRLIKPFQNKLKLQIIIGMVIFMVSYAVAAGANAFSGFVAGMVILTIGEMLIWPAVPTIANDLAPKGREGFYQGIVNSTATGGRMIGPLMGGILVDLYGMPMLFAILIALMFVGIFTTVIYDRKLKESHNVAAQA, from the coding sequence ATGCCGCGAGCCTTGTGGCTTTTAATTATCGGGATGGCAGTCAATGTTACTGGATCTTCGTTTTTATGGCCTCTGAACACCATCTATATACATGAGCATCTCGGCAAATCGTTATCTGTTGCCGGAATTATTCTGATGCTGAACTCAGCTGCCAGTGTTATTGGCAATCTTTTTGGCGGCAGTCTTTTTGATAAAATTGGCGGCTATAAGTCTATTATTCTAGGAATCAGCATTACCATCATGGCGCTGCTTGGCTTGACCTTATGGCCCGGCTGGCCGCAGTATATTTTCTTTTTGACACTGGTAGGCTTTGGTTCTGGAATCGTTTTTCCCGCAATGTATGCAATGGCGGGGTCGGTTTGGAAGGAAGGCGGCCGTAAAGCGTTCAATGCCATTTATGTGGCACAGAACCTTGGAGTGGCGGTTGGAGCTGCGCTTGGCGGGCTAGTCGCATCTTATTCATTCCAGCTGATTTTCATGGCGAACGCAGCCATGTACCTGGTATTCATGATGATTGCCATCTTCGGCTATCGCAGTATCGACACCAGGGCAGCGAAGCAAACGAACGTCCTCAAGGAAAATGGCGCCATAAAAAGCCATACAAAGCTGTATGCGCTTCTGATCCTTGCTGTTGGCTACTTGCTTTGCTGGGTTGGCTACGTACAGTGGCAAACAACGATCGCAGCTTATACTCAGGAATTGAACATTTCCCTTAACCAATATAGTATCCTTTGGACAATCAACGGTGCTTTGATCGTTCTTGGCCAGCCAGTTGTAAACAGGCTGATCAAGCCTTTCCAGAATAAACTGAAGCTGCAAATCATCATTGGCATGGTCATCTTCATGGTTTCCTATGCGGTTGCTGCAGGAGCTAATGCATTCTCAGGCTTCGTGGCTGGTATGGTGATCCTGACGATTGGGGAAATGCTGATCTGGCCGGCGGTTCCTACGATCGCAAATGACCTGGCGCCAAAAGGCCGGGAAGGCTTTTACCAGGGAATCGTCAACAGCACCGCAACTGGCGGAAGGATGATTGGCCCGCTGATGGGTGGAATCCTAGTCGACCTATACGGTATGCCAATGCTATTCGCGATTTTGATTGCGCTCATGTTTGTCGGGATCTTCACTACCGTAATTTACGATCGAAAACTAAAGGAATCGCACAATGTGGCTGCACAAGCATAA
- a CDS encoding cytochrome c-type biogenesis protein CcmH — protein sequence MNRKILLTTLLLLIVIPGMTTAFTYNSKEFQHIIGQLDMQGHADHELSTCSVKKIYYDEVVEMLNGGKSEPEIIQSYVDEYGQAALRTPGGGTSGWIAWGMPAAGVGIGSVIVGIWLRKLTVKKAETKLEAKAAWSSEIEKEIAAKTFDEERRKLF from the coding sequence TTGAACAGAAAAATTCTTTTAACAACACTCCTTTTGCTAATCGTGATACCTGGTATGACAACAGCTTTTACGTATAATTCGAAGGAATTCCAGCACATCATCGGACAGCTTGATATGCAGGGTCACGCTGATCACGAATTGTCCACCTGCTCAGTAAAAAAAATCTACTACGATGAAGTGGTTGAAATGCTGAACGGCGGCAAATCTGAACCGGAAATTATCCAGTCCTATGTTGATGAATACGGGCAGGCAGCTTTGAGAACTCCAGGCGGCGGCACTAGTGGCTGGATTGCCTGGGGAATGCCTGCTGCAGGTGTTGGGATTGGCAGTGTGATCGTAGGTATCTGGCTAAGGAAATTGACAGTAAAAAAGGCAGAAACAAAGCTTGAGGCGAAGGCAGCATGGAGTTCGGAAATCGAAAAAGAAATTGCAGCAAAAACATTTGACGAAGAGCGCCGGAAGCTTTTCTAG
- a CDS encoding cytochrome c biogenesis protein — protein sequence MKKNTGIIDRLLLFTLIPTVFIALYLIFIWSPVERIMGASQKIFYFHVGSAWVAFLAFGVVGYYSVRVLIKPRLQHHINAGISAEIGVLFTTITLITGMIWGKSSWNTWWTWEPRLATTLILWFIYVAYLFVRKMDGSMEKIARLSAVFGIIGVINVPIVFMAIRWWNTKLHPVVFGEGKNQSGGGIEPDMLVALLFSIFTITVLYAFLMRKGIEIEKMRHIVKKAKSKAIEKLAG from the coding sequence ATGAAAAAAAATACTGGCATAATCGACCGGCTGTTGCTGTTTACTTTGATTCCGACAGTTTTCATAGCACTTTATCTGATTTTTATATGGTCGCCTGTTGAAAGGATAATGGGAGCTTCACAGAAAATTTTCTACTTTCATGTCGGCAGTGCCTGGGTAGCCTTTTTGGCCTTTGGAGTCGTTGGCTATTACAGCGTGAGGGTGCTGATTAAACCAAGACTTCAGCATCATATCAATGCCGGAATCTCAGCTGAAATTGGTGTACTTTTCACAACAATCACACTGATTACCGGGATGATCTGGGGAAAATCAAGCTGGAATACATGGTGGACTTGGGAGCCGCGTCTCGCGACAACCCTGATTCTATGGTTCATCTACGTTGCTTACCTGTTCGTCCGCAAGATGGACGGTTCAATGGAGAAAATCGCAAGACTATCAGCTGTTTTTGGGATCATTGGTGTCATCAATGTTCCGATTGTCTTCATGGCAATCCGCTGGTGGAACACGAAGCTGCATCCAGTCGTTTTCGGTGAAGGCAAAAACCAGTCGGGCGGCGGAATCGAACCTGATATGCTCGTCGCACTGCTGTTCTCGATTTTTACGATTACCGTACTTTACGCGTTCCTGATGCGAAAAGGCATCGAAATCGAAAAAATGAGGCATATCGTCAAGAAGGCAAAGTCAAAAGCAATTGAAAAGCTTGCAGGCTAA
- a CDS encoding TlpA family protein disulfide reductase, translating to MGKKIVPIIVIAAVIGVLGFLVSGLGGKAAAQPGDQSIDFELQDIEGNTYKLSDFKGQPVVLNFFATWCAPCIDEAPELEAFGKEYKEAKLLILAKGESKKRMEKYISESGSELTYLLDTKEDISKDYNVIGQPETIIIDGNGVIVERFSGPTTKDDLIRMIQEKVSP from the coding sequence ATGGGCAAAAAGATTGTTCCGATCATTGTCATCGCTGCCGTCATCGGAGTTCTCGGCTTTTTGGTCAGCGGACTGGGAGGAAAAGCAGCGGCCCAGCCTGGTGACCAGTCCATCGATTTTGAGCTGCAGGATATCGAAGGCAACACTTATAAATTATCGGATTTTAAAGGCCAGCCAGTGGTCCTTAACTTTTTCGCAACCTGGTGCGCACCGTGCATTGACGAAGCTCCTGAACTGGAAGCGTTCGGCAAAGAGTATAAGGAAGCAAAGCTTTTGATCCTCGCTAAAGGCGAATCGAAAAAACGAATGGAAAAATACATCTCGGAAAGCGGCTCTGAGCTTACGTATCTTTTAGATACAAAAGAAGACATTTCAAAAGATTACAACGTCATCGGCCAGCCTGAAACTATCATCATTGATGGAAACGGCGTCATTGTTGAACGTTTCTCCGGCCCGACAACGAAGGACGATTTAATCAGAATGATCCAGGAAAAAGTTTCACCATAA
- a CDS encoding sigma-54 interaction domain-containing protein — protein sequence MNAKLLQIPADIIETIVENAFEWLVVVDREGRIIYINHNYCEFLEVNREETIGRHVTEVIENTRMHIVAQTGKEELADLQFIKGNYMIANRVPIIKNGEVIAAFGTVFFRDTQEWMKMDSHVKSLLTRMQPYIQKIDSGVKYTLDDILGESQQIISLKEKVKMVSNSDISILIRGESGTGKELFAHSIHQLSSRSQKPFIKVNCGAIPENLLESELFGYEEGAFTGAKKGGKKGKFQLANGGTLFLDEIGDMPLSMQVKLLRALQDGEIEPIGSTKSISVDVRIIAATNRPLENMIEEKRFREDLFYRINVVPFSVPPLRERAEDLKLLIAHFIDKVTNRLGKRIAGIERSVMEILKSYSWPGNIRELENVIEAAVHLTKGEQITLDSLPDYLQTQTAMYRFNNKKLKDIVEETEKWVLMQSLERNKDDKVLVGRELGVSRSTLYEKLNKHGLL from the coding sequence ATGAATGCAAAGCTTTTACAGATCCCGGCAGATATTATTGAAACCATTGTCGAGAATGCCTTTGAATGGCTTGTTGTTGTTGATCGAGAAGGTAGAATCATCTATATCAATCATAATTATTGTGAATTCCTTGAGGTCAATCGTGAAGAGACGATTGGCAGGCATGTGACCGAAGTGATCGAGAATACCAGGATGCATATTGTGGCCCAGACTGGAAAAGAAGAACTGGCTGACTTGCAATTTATCAAGGGCAATTACATGATTGCAAATCGGGTGCCCATCATTAAAAATGGCGAGGTAATTGCCGCATTTGGGACTGTATTTTTCCGGGATACTCAGGAATGGATGAAAATGGACAGCCATGTTAAAAGCCTGCTGACCAGGATGCAGCCATACATTCAGAAAATTGATTCTGGCGTAAAATATACGCTTGATGACATCCTTGGTGAATCGCAGCAGATTATCAGTTTAAAAGAAAAAGTTAAAATGGTATCCAATAGCGATATTTCGATTCTGATTAGGGGTGAGAGTGGAACAGGGAAGGAATTGTTTGCCCACAGTATCCACCAGTTAAGCAGCAGGAGCCAGAAGCCGTTCATTAAGGTGAATTGCGGAGCAATACCTGAAAACCTGCTTGAATCCGAGTTATTTGGCTATGAGGAAGGAGCGTTTACAGGCGCGAAAAAAGGAGGGAAAAAGGGGAAATTTCAGCTGGCTAATGGCGGGACGCTCTTCCTGGATGAAATCGGGGATATGCCCCTAAGCATGCAGGTAAAACTTTTGCGTGCCTTGCAGGATGGGGAAATAGAACCAATTGGTTCAACAAAATCGATTTCGGTTGATGTCCGGATTATCGCCGCCACTAACAGACCGCTCGAGAACATGATTGAAGAGAAGCGATTTAGGGAGGATCTTTTTTACCGGATCAATGTCGTTCCTTTCAGCGTTCCCCCACTAAGGGAACGAGCAGAGGATTTAAAATTGCTGATTGCCCATTTTATCGACAAAGTCACGAATCGGTTAGGCAAGCGGATTGCAGGGATTGAAAGGAGTGTCATGGAAATATTGAAATCATATAGCTGGCCGGGTAATATTCGCGAATTGGAAAATGTCATCGAGGCTGCGGTCCATTTGACAAAAGGAGAACAGATTACACTGGATTCCCTGCCGGATTACCTGCAAACGCAGACAGCTATGTATCGATTCAATAACAAGAAGCTTAAGGATATTGTTGAAGAAACAGAAAAATGGGTACTGATGCAAAGTCTTGAAAGAAATAAAGATGACAAAGTTCTGGTGGGAAGGGAGCTGGGGGTCAGCAGGTCAACACTTTATGAAAAACTTAATAAACATGGTCTCTTATAG